ATCATGGGAGAAGCTAATCCAGTAACCTTGGCAACTGTGAGCAGATTAGATTTCTTAAGGACACACAAGAAACTTGTAGGCTCGGAAATTTCTTCTTCGTCTATTTTCTGTCCTTAACATTTTTCTATTTTACATTCTTATAACAGAAACTGGTTTTGTTAAAATACTGTCTTGAACACATAGATTTAACAAAAATTACTTATTAAATCTTTTTTAAAAGTTAACTCATAGTAAATTCTCAAATTAAAAATCTCAAAAATTCAAAAGTTTTTTCTAATTGTTTATCCTAATTTCATAATCTTTTCTCTTTGTTGTTTTCGGAGTAACAAATACACTTTAAACTTTTGTATGCGAAGTGCAAACTACAAAGCAAAGAGTTTTGTCCTCCAGTTCTTACAATGCCTCGATGCTTGCATTTTCCttctttatgctttattttcttcaagttatttttttttagcattcTTCAATTTATCTTTCTTAAGATTCTTAGTTAGAATTTCTTTTGGTATCGCTCTAGTTTAGATAATATTTTTATGACTCTATTTTGGCTATTTGTATTATAATGAGTATTAATTGTTATCTAGGTTTAGGTTTTAAAACAATAACTTTatattattttcattattatcTCTGAATTGTTAGGATAGAGTATCATTTTTACAACTCTAGTTATGTTTCATCATAGTTATATTATTAGTGTGCTGCATCTTTACGTCATTCaacttttcaagatttttttaaaaTGGTTCGTGCACATGTTAGCATGTTAATAATAGATATATACATTTTCCtactaattttattattatttttcataattttaatgtatttttttatttatatgttTATTATATcaatttataaaatactaaaattaAATATCCATGAGGCTTACGTCccatgcctcggggcttacgccccaCCGAGGCATATGTAAAATGACTCGCCTTACGTCTACGCCTTTTAAATCACTGATAAAAGGTAGGGAacagtgcaaatatacccctcaactttgcgatatAAAGCAGATATACTTCTcgttaaaaaaatagtgcatatATATCGTCGTCGTTACACAAATGTAGCAAATATACTCTTTTTAGtaacaaaatttttaaaaaaaagaatcatTCAacttgttttttaattaaaaaatgccACCTGGTAATTTTTTTCCTAGTGGATCCGGTCTGATTCGTttaaaaatgggtagacttatacTTTTTAAAGCcacagaattttttttttttaaaacgaacTATCTTTTTAAAGTTAGGTgacattttttaaaattaaatgagctaaataatttttttttttaatctgtcaGCGAAAAGATATATTCGCACCATTCGTATAACGACAGAGGTATATATGAACATTTTTTTAACGAGGGTATATTAGCTCTCTAACTAGCAAAGTTGAGTATATTTGAACCTTTTGGTATGTAAGTGGAAGGAACTATAAAATGACCGATGACAAGGAAAGAAACAACCTTAGTAGCTTCGAGTAATCAAATGTCAGAATGACATTCTGCAATTTCATACAATGACTTGGTGCATCAACATCAAGTCAATCAGAAAAACAGTGACAAGGGATAACAAGCTCCTACTGGAAGAAAATTCCTATCTTATGACACCTATAAGAAGAGTGATGTCCTAGGTTAAACTAACACAAATTATGCCCTACTGCACCTATCAAAGTCAATTAACAATTAACAATAAGGTTACAACAATACAACATCCAGTTCAATCAGGATGATGGGTTCTGCTCTTTAGATTCCTCCCCCGGCAAAGAAATGTTACTTTGTGACGTTGAGATTCTTGAGCTGTATATAGAATTCGCGTTATCCCCGGGAAAAGAAATAGAAGCAGCAATGTTGGGACTTGGCCCAGAGTAAGCTCCGCCAGTTCGTATTTCTGAAATGGGAGGGGCAGGAATAGCGGCAAAAGCAGCATGCTCGACTCTCTGCTTCTTTGGCTTCTGCTCCAGCTGATGACCAGGTATAAAGCTACCGACCACTACCTGATGCACTCAAGATGTTCAGATTAGTTTTGGAAGCTCACTGCCAGACACAAAATGAGGAATCGGTAAAAAAATTAAAGGAAGAAGATATTCAAACTAGCAGTTATCTGTGGGTGCAATTGGTCATTCATAAGATTTGAAGAACTTCCCGGCCAACATGGATGCATATTGCACAGAAAGAAAAAGTACAGGAAAAGAGATGGATTATGTTTTTTTGGTGTTGCAACTCCAGCCAATCATCTCCAATTCCACAGATCACAAATAGCCCAAAATGTGACTTGAACAGCTTGTTACCTAACACCTTGTTGGAATAAGAACAACAGTAAGCCAAAAATGTCAGTACTAACCTGAACGGGACCAGCAGCTAGCAACATGCCTGCAAGTCCTCCTCCCATAACCCGACCATCAGGGCCTGAAAGAGAGACGCTCATCCCACCAGATCTGCTCTTTGTTACTCCATTATCACTAGGCATAAATGATCCTGTCAGAGACAGAATTTCAAAACGACCCTGCAGCAAACACAGAATCATTAATCATAATTTAGATAAGAAGAAAATGGGAAAGAAGTACTATACTTTTCATGCATGcaggaaaattttctttcttttattcaatTGTTATGTGGTGCAATATCCCTGTAAATTGATGAAGCAAATCAAGCGGTGTTATAAAATGTATATGCTGCGGCAAAATCAAGCACATCCATACATGCAAATAAGCATAGTAAAAGTAAATGGCTCACACCTCATAGGTCAAGGTACCGCCAGAAGAATTAGGCTGACCAAGTGTAACATTTGAAATTGCACCATTGGCAGCTAGCACGCAAATAGCTCTAGATCCTTGttgagcaaatgaaattattttcATGTTGACATCCTAATACACCAAAGTAATCACAAATCATAAAGAAATTGGATTTTAAATATTCCTCACATAAGTACAAACAACCAAGGAAATCTCAGCAAAATAACGTTCAAAATACCACTGAAGCCATGTTAATTACTTATCCAGTCAGTTCTAGGATATTGTATCAATCATACTGGCTAGGAAGTAATAATCACAACAAGAATAACTACTAGAACTACCTCTGCCTAACTCATTGTCTTCCCTTTCCCGAAAGATCAAACTTTTTGTCAATTTTCTATCAGAAATCTAGGGTTCCTCAGCCTATGATGCCTTAATAACCATGGTGATAATGACCTCATTTCATTCAGCAGTAGGAAGCAGCATGCAACCAGCAAGAAGCTAAGTGCGCAAGAATTGCCGCAAAGCAAAAGCCAACATATTGTCTAAATGCAGCACATGCCCCAACAAAGAGGGCTAGTTCTTGATTTACAAATCATTTGAAGAGATAACATAGAGTTCCATTTACAGGTATATATGAAACTTTTGTACATCCTAGTCACCTGGTTTAGTGGGAATAGATATTCATACCagagaaaatttcaaatacaGAATCTCATGACATGCATGTGTCATGCAGACCACATAAGATACAGCCATATAATTTAATCCTAGTATCCAAGGGTCTAGGCAGCAAACCTAATTTCATTCCTATCATTCAAATAAAGCTCCCTCAGTTGGTGAGGtgaaaaaagaaaaggaggagAAGGTGAACCGAGAAAGTAGCCATTTTAAGCTTATTACTGGAATTAAAAATACATCTTCTTTTAAAGGAAACGAGGTTCAGTAGATAATTCTTCTTTCAGATCAAATTATCACCACGCAGAATTACCATGTTCCAACAAGCACACTTTATTCAGGTGCTTTCTCCTGAAATACATCAGAAATTATATACCTCATGCCCAAGTCAAATTCAAGAGAAACTTCTTACTTTTCATCAATATATGTTCTCTATATTCTTCACCAAGGGGTGGCATGCGTATTCACTATTTGTCAAATTGCACTACTGTCTGAAATATAGGTCTGACGCCTTTGGCTGACTGACATATATAGCCAAAATCCAAAATATATCTGTAGGGAAGTTCTTTTTTGCTTATTTTCACCTCTTATAGTTTATTCCTTTTTGACTAGTCAAATAGACTAGAGAAATTCGAAACTTGACATATAGAATCTTACATTTTCTCAAAGCCATAGTATTCACCTCTTCGTGCTTTATCACTCCTTTCTCTAGAAACACATTGCACATTCCGCCAGCTAAAAGCCATATTTAACCCACTTTCGAATAGTATAACTAGAAGGGGATATGACGTTTTTAAAATTTAGCACTGATGAACTTTCACTAGTTAGGTTAACTGTTCCTTCTATTTCATTTACACCACTATTTGGCTGGATAAGTCAAGAAAATTTCATGAAGCAGTCCATTACATCAGATTAACTTCTCTTGTATCCCTCCCCcaaaatattttatatttatagTCATAACTCATAGAGGAAAGAAACGGATAGAATTTGCACTGACCATGAAATACAAAGTTTGGTCATCATAATGAAATATAGGCTTACCTCACCAGCATTAACAGTGATCACATGGGGTGTAAAATTTGCGCCGACTGGGTATGCCATCCTCTCTCCTAATGAAATACAAAGTTTAGTAATAGCTTAGACGAAGTTAAACCTTCAAGACACAGGAAAATAAACTTTTAAAGGAAATATCAGcttccaacaagtaaaaatcaTAAGCATGATAGTATTATTTTGACTGCAAAACACAAAGAGAACCAGCTCAACGGCAAATTGGAGAAAACTATACAAGTTTGACAATGGTTCACTGTCAGGTCTATTAACGGATTcacttttttaaattttttgataaCCTATTAATAGATCCACTGAGGTCCTTCATTTTTGCATGATTATATACGACAACAGTATTACATCTATTAATGTTAATAACAGAGTCACATCTACTGACAAAATGTCCACGTATATTTGCCTTCAAACTTTAATATACAGCATAATAAACTGAATTTTGTTACTTGCATGCGTTCATTCATGAGAACATATCTTCAAATGTTGCAAAATGATGATAACCCTTTTATTACTCTGAGAGAGTAAAATATCTTAAGAGAAATCTTgccgtaaaaaaaaaaataataataataataataataataatcttgtTGAAATCGAAAATAATAAACGATCAATGAGGTGCTAAAAGAATATTACTTTAATAGGGCTGTGCAAACATATATAAGGTAGATTTACTGGATATCCCATATTCTCTATCATGAGCATTAGAATGTCTTCTACAATAGTGAATTACAGAATATTCAAAAAGCGTATGTTTTGTGTCAGATCTCATCTATCTGATTACTTGGACAAGAGTGCTGAGTCTTATAGCATCATTAGCTAGTATAATTACTTCTACAACTATAACTGAATAAACTGATTTtcagctccttttttttttttttgtcttgtaaAAAGATGAATAGGTGATCTCACAGGTCAGATTCATCACTTTGTTGTCTTTGTAAAAGTTAATCAGTATCTTCGTTATATGCACTTGGTTATTTGTTCTTATCTCATCTCACAATTATTGGGTAAAGACAGACGGACGTGTCCATTCATATCAATTTAAAAGACAACAAACCAAGTGGTCCACCTGTATTTGGCTCAATGCATCAAGCTGCTTCTCGCCAAGAAAACAAGCAGCTTTAGATGCAGTGAAAAGATTCTCCCCTTTCAGCATCATATAAATGCCAGGAAATCAAGACCCTCCCACTCTAAGTTAATTACTTACAACAACACACTTCAATGAACAATGCAGAAACATAGCAAACATATCCACACTCCTAGATCCAGCCTCATACGGAAACATTATTAATCACAACTAATAACTCAACAGCACGAGCCAATGTTTAGAAAATTCTAACCTAATTAAGCAAGCATCAACTATCAAAATTTGATTCAAATTATAAAAAGCAAGACAGACTGGGGGGGAGGAATATCACCTGGAGTTTCGACCTCAAActtgttcttcttcttgattGAATCAACGGGGCGACTTGTGCTATTTTTCCAAGGTGAAAAATCTGCGGTAAGAGGAATTGAAGCTGATATTGGCATTGGTGACAATGCCACAGCTGCTACTTTACCATCTGGTCCATACTTCCTAGGTCTTCCCCTCCTCTTCTTAGTCTCTTCTGTTACACTCACTGGTGTTGCTGCTACAAAGGATCCACTAATAATAAACTCATTATTATTACTTTCAATCCTTGGAGCAACTCTGTAGCTTTCAGAAGCTTCATCACCTTTTACTGTAACCCCAAAActattaactccttctttctCCTCCATTCATATACACAATACTTAAATAATCAAAACCCCTCAAACTCCTAATTTTCAAGAACTCAAAAACTCAAGAGTAACAAGAGCATAAAAATACAGTCTTTTCCAAATGCTATGTATAACAAGCAAAGTACCAAGAAAAGTACAAGCTGAGCAAATCTGCAAATGCTAGAATTAGTTGTGTCTAAGGAAAGATCATCTGACCATGTCAAACTTGTGCAGTGGAAAATCCAATGACTAACTGATATTCTGAACTGTGACACATACTCTGCTATTACTGCAGAAAAAGTACAGAGCTTTAAAAGAAGAAACTAATTTTATGTAAATGGAAAGAAAATATGTACtggtaatttttttcttttacttgagGAGTTGGTGAAATTAGGGTTTTTGCAGGAAAAAGGTGAAGGACAAAAAATAAAGtggaaaataatttaaaatttaattaaGATATGGgaaaattaacaattagctaaTATTTCAATTGAAAATTGAAAGTAGCATTAAATTTTGATTAACTAAATGGTTTGACGTCCGTCTTGGAAAtttaataattaaataaatgatgCCTTTGAAAATGGCAAAAGTTAAGTgaatctatatttatatataaaaaaggagagGTACAAGTAATGGGGTTAAGCCAAGTGACAAATTAATAACAAGTCATTTGGCTACTTTAAGATAATGTTTTTCTTTGTTGTAATAACATATAatataaattaaaatttagaagatttgaaatttgaaattggaagataaaatcttttaaattaaatttaaatttaatgacAAAAGAATCCATATCTATTAGATTTGAAATTGATATCTCTTAGTTGTGGTAAGTTATCAACCTTAgcttcattaattattattttttataaaattaagcTTATCATGAAAAGATAAAACATGTACTTTTCcgataaataaaatttaaattgaGAAAAAACTTGATATATAACAGAATTAATTAAATTTTCtctttttataaatataataAAAACACCTTTTGGGTACATGTTTTATCTTTCCATGATAATTGAAAATTTTCAATTTTGAACTTAAAGTTAATTATTTGAAAACAAATATTATATATAAGATCCACTAGATAATAATCATAAAAGTGATTATAGTAATTATCTACATAAAACTCACGTGACATTCAAGAATAATAATCATAATCCGAAATGTAACTAAAATATATGTTgcattttttttattgtttttgggataattgttatgatattgttgggAAAAAATAATGAACTGTTAATGATAAGCTAATGCAAGGTCATTTAGCAATTTTCGGACAAGGTTTCATATTTTATGTAACAATATTTAATATAAATTGAAATATAAGTTTTTTAATTTGATTTACCATGTAACTTTTTTTGAAAAGGATAAAGTTTTTTAATTGAAAGATAAAATGTTGACTTTAAAGATAAAGTTTaatttttgacattattttttgtcaaatcattatttaatatatatatatatatatataacttgcaATGTGATTAAGCCGAGTGACAAGCTAATGCAAAGTCATTTAGCAATTTTCGGACAAGGTTTAATATTTATGTAACAAAATATAAGATTTTTAATTTGATTTACCATGTAACTTTTTTTTGAAAAGGATAAAGTTTTTTAATAAAGATAAAATATTGACTTTAAAGATAAAGTTCAATTTTTGAATTAATTTGATTTGCTTCTCAATAGATAAGTCTGTGCTTGAACTGAGAGTTTGATTTTCATTATTTAATTTTGTTTTCCTCAGTCAAAGTAAGGTGCTTGGTAGGGATAGAGAATGTATATGAGTTTGTTGCAATCATGGAAGCTAATTATAAAAttcaaatcatttgaagaaagATCGTTTGagaatcaatttttttaaaatcaattaCTGGATAAAGCTTTGAGTGAGTGAAGTGATAAACATATGGTTAATTTAAATTGTCAGATAAAATGTTTGTATTTAAattgaattatttttttgaatttgaaCCTATGTCTTCTATATTTATTATCTACGTCTCTATTTCGTTCCCCTATTTAATCCCTTCAAATCCAAGGCTGGAGCCAACATTCGCTAGCattttccttcttctttcttttgttctttcaaTGCTTCATATTCTTACTTTTGTTTTTTATTTAATGTGTTACTATCTCTTTCCTCATTATTCATGTTATTAATTACGTTACTTTCTGTTAATTCATTATCGTCGTGTTTTTTACTGATGCAGTTCAACTTTTCCATATCATTTTTCATATTGCTCTCTTTCACTTGATTTATTTGTTGTAGGATGTCTCAACAATTCTAAACAATTTCTTGTCTTTTGTGGTGCAGTTTTACTTATTTATATCATTTTGGAGATCTCTTTCAAATCAAAGTTGTAAGCAGTATCAATTTCTTGACAGTTCTTCATATCTGGAGTACATGTATAATGTATGTTATCCTCAAAGTTTTAATTATTTTGATATAATGATAATACATGGCTACGTCGTTACCTTTATTTGAAAAGAATTTTTAAATAGTCAATCCATTACCGTTGATGCAGATTACTATGTGATTGATTGATTTAAAGCAAGGTTATTCAAGATCGTAATTGGTAAGATCAATTCTACTGCTCACTTTAAGACTAGGAATGATGGTGAAAAacttgaaattgattttttttttgtgtgtgtgtgtgtgtgtgtgtgtgtgtgtgaaagaaTTGAAAATAACTAAtgaaagaagaaggaaaaataacTCACACGTAAAACGTTTCCTCCCTTTTTAATTAACGGAAAGTAAAAGGAAAAGTGATTAGCGAAAGTAATTTTTTATCCAAATCAACTGTATTTAAATGAAGTTTTATATTGCCGAATAAAAGCTAATATAGTGGTAATATTAATTAGATGTGGTGCATCTAATTAAACTTGAAGAGGAAGTACATTGGCACCAAGAAGAGTAATAAGCCAAAAACACTTCCTGTTCAGAGAAAAGCAGATAAAGGCATTAAAAAGATTTATAATAACCAACtcaaagaaaattaattaaaataaacaCATGATAGTTGGAAAATGAAATTAAAGTCCTACAAAAATACCGAAGGTCGTTGTATGTAGTATTTTCTCATATTCACAAGAGCCTAGACTACTTACACTGTTACACAATTTACTTATGAAATTCTTTTACCAGAATATACATATCCTTTTTCTAGGTCCTCAACTCTGTTTTGTATTTGCTTTATGATAACCTAATGACTTCTTATAAAATTCAATTCTTGGACTTGAAAATTTTATATCTTCTGTTTTACCTAACACGATATGGTCAAGCTATTCGAAAATAATTGAAACCAGAGCATTCACAATTATGTCACGAATTGAAGATGTCCCACCAGCAGATATTCATGCCCAAAATTCTTTCAATGGAGAAGTAAAGAGATTCAACGCGAAAATTGGTGAGGATCGTATCACCATCTGGAACATTTCCGAAtttgaattaaaaaataaacatgcTACAATCATTTGTAATAGCTCTGAATGGAGTTAACTTTTAAAGTATGGTTAGGTTTGAAGTTaaactgaaaaataaaaaattcaagttGAGTGTGattaaattttgaatttgaattgaaaAATAAACATATCCTTCCACAAATAAAATATTAATGAGTTATAATTAGCATAAAGGATAAGGAAAAATAACTAACTGAAGCAATCTTTGGTCCCAATCCATTATAGTTCAAATGAACTATTACATCGTCAAATAGCAGATTAAAGAACTAAAAATATCAAAAAGAATCATGTAGGTAACTTTCATAGTTGTAATTAAAACTCAAAAATTTTAAATTGAAAATACAAGAGAAAGAAATGTGATCATGTAGTTCAAATATTAGAGTTCTTAAAAATATTGGTAGTGTTTATAACATATAATCAAAGAAACTATTTTAGACAACATAAAATTACAATTTAGAAGAAAATGTGACATTATTTGAATTACAAGTATAACGTGCATGAAGTATCATATTTAATAGTCTTTGATTATTTAAGCACTTGAATATATTAACCGTACTACAAAAGAGAACAAAACTTACGTGAATttcagaggggggggggggggggggggggtgacgtGACTTTTGAAAATTCTACAGGAATAATTTTTTCAATATTCCACTTAATATTTGACCTATTTGCTCTTCAAATTAGTTGCAAGGTGGCTTCTATTTTTGAACTTTTATGTTAAACGGTAGTTTTTATAATCTActatttatttaaattttatttttcatttatatGCACAAGCATAGATTTAAAAGGAAATTTCAGAAATGTACAATTCACTGACTTACATTGCAAAAATATAGCTCAAAACCTATATTGTAAAAATATaacccaaaaacacttttatacaatgtatacacttatatacttttcaggtacattatatatatataggtgtatGAAAGTGTATAATGTGTAGATATATTTCCTAAAGATATAATTatactttatacacgaaaatacaCACTTATACACATTTATACACAATCATACAATATTGTATAAGTGGGTATAAACATAGATCTGGACTGGTTTTAATAAGAATTGCATTTTTTACACAAGacagatacattatgtatataggtgtataaaaatatataatggtgtataagaggtgtgtatacgagtgtatacacacctcttatacactattatacaatattatacactatTGTATAGAAAAGCGGAGGCGTTGAAATCTCGACGGCCAATGAGTAACATCTCGGAGACACCGAAAGCGATGGCGCTACGAGCTAGGATTCCGACGTTGTGTCTCTTTGCTTATGTACAAGCACGAAGCTCTCTAATTTCTTCTCATTTTCCATCTCTGTCGCCGGAAAACACTAACAAGTGAGGTGGTTGCTGCCCGTCGCCACCGTTGTGCGGTTGAATTGGGAAGTTTTTTTACGGCGGCAGGGGTTTTCTCGGGAAGTGAATTGGGCCGATGGAGGATCCTGGAGCAAATCTGATAATTTAATggatggagagagagagagagagagagagagagagagagggtcaTTTTTTGTAAGATTTAAAAAGGTGAGTCAATTTTAATAGCATTGTTACCCTAATTAACATATAGTGTAGATTATTCCTAGATTTAATGTATCTTTTCAAACCATTATATCAACTATAGTAATAAATGAGTGATGTTCTTAAAAACATTAATTAATGCAAAAACGTGGCGCTTCTTATAGATTCTAGGTAAAAATGTTAAATGgagaaaattaataaaaatacttaGGAAAATAATAGATGAggttgggtgtgtgtgtgtgtgggggggggggggggggttgtagaTATAGATGAGGTTATTTATCTTTTTAAATTGATTTTaagaatataataaaataattaaacaatacacaaaatattatttataaatttgAAAAATTGAATATTTGTAAACAATAgaataaaaattcaaaaattaaaattgaCGAGTAAGAAAAATTATATTAATAAAGAGAACATTGGGTAAGTATATTAAGCCAATTGATAAGCTAATACAAACTCATATTAATAATTTTAAATAGTGAACAATGTAATAATGAAATATATAAACCATAAAAATGATGTGATAATTATATAATTCATTGTCTTTAGTTTCATGTAGGTTTGGTTATTGGTAGTGTGTgtggggtgggggggtgggggggggggttgcATACGTTTTATTGAGAACTAATATAATCATTGAACTTTTTTAAGGCATTATGATTCAATATTCTCAAACAAGACATATCAAATCGTGATATGATTAGAAATAAAAATTTTAATATTGTCCGCGCATCACGCGGGTACGAATATTAGTTGAATATAAAAAGCAATAGAAATTTGGGAAAAAGAAAATGGCCATTCACTTTTAAATTGTGGTTTAATTATTTCAAGCTGTAACGTTGGAGCCATACAAAATTTGCCAATCTCTGACTTGGTCGAAGTCTTTGTCTTTTTAGGTGAATTAAAGTTGACcattcaaacaaaataaaaaaatgacacccttttttttttttttaataaaattttacCGTCGATACCACTGAAGTTTTTATCCTTGTACTATGGTTAAAAAAGCAGAATAACCCTGCTTAGGCAGATCCTAGAGACTGTCAATGTTCTTATTATGGAGCTTTTATCTTTCCACTTGGGTTAAAGTTAGAACAACTGGCAGGGTCAAGAGGCAAGATTTAAAAGACAAGGTAATTCGAAAAAGGCTAAAATGTTGAAAATCGAATCAAATCTAAAAACGCAATTTTGCAAGATGTTACTCAAGGAATTATGACTTATACAAAGCAATTCAAAAAATGCTAAAATgtcgagtccggagcctaaagggtataaaaatacacggtataaactaAAAGGGGATA
The nucleotide sequence above comes from Lycium barbarum isolate Lr01 chromosome 3, ASM1917538v2, whole genome shotgun sequence. Encoded proteins:
- the LOC132631763 gene encoding AT-hook motif nuclear-localized protein 6 isoform X2; translation: MEEKEGVNSFGVTVKGDEASESYRVAPRIESNNNEFIISGSFVAATPVSVTEETKKRRGRPRKYGPDGKVAAVALSPMPISASIPLTADFSPWKNSTSRPVDSIKKKNKFEVETPGERMAYPVGANFTPHVITVNAGEGRFEILSLTGSFMPSDNGVTKSRSGGMSVSLSGPDGRVMGGGLAGMLLAAGPVQVVVGSFIPGHQLEQKPKKQRVEHAAFAAIPAPPISEIRTGGAYSGPSPNIAASISFPGDNANSIYSSRISTSQSNISLPGEESKEQNPSS
- the LOC132631763 gene encoding AT-hook motif nuclear-localized protein 6 isoform X1, which produces MEEKEGVNSFGVTVKGDEASESYRVAPRIESNNNEFIISGSFVAATPVSVTEETKKRRGRPRKYGPDGKVAAVALSPMPISASIPLTADFSPWKNSTSRPVDSIKKKNKFEVETPGERMAYPVGANFTPHVITVNAGEDVNMKIISFAQQGSRAICVLAANGAISNVTLGQPNSSGGTLTYEGRFEILSLTGSFMPSDNGVTKSRSGGMSVSLSGPDGRVMGGGLAGMLLAAGPVQVVVGSFIPGHQLEQKPKKQRVEHAAFAAIPAPPISEIRTGGAYSGPSPNIAASISFPGDNANSIYSSRISTSQSNISLPGEESKEQNPSS